One genomic window of Micromonospora sp. WMMD1128 includes the following:
- a CDS encoding mannitol dehydrogenase family protein, whose amino-acid sequence MAVTVDTGRLGLATLRRLPEASRPLVRPGTVPAGIVHLGLGAFHRAHQAVHTEAAIGAAGGDWGIIGVAPRSTDVVEALAAQDALFSVTTLAADGASTRVIGALAGVRHAASDPDAVVRLLADPAIRVVTLTVTEKAYQLDPVTGALAADPELTADLTTDRPPRTVPGLLVRGLLARAAADAGPIALVSCDNLPANGRRLRSLVDQCLTLARVPDATLDRVAAQLTCPGTMVDRIVPASTDETRDTARLALGVTDLAAVAAEPWSQWVIEDDFPGGRPAWERAGAVLTDDAGPWERLKLRALNGVHSATAYLGALAGAETVVDALALPHLDAVLRRLVAEEIAPSFTPPPGVSVPDYGEQVLARFGNPAIRYRTAQVASDGSQKLPQRVLHTAADLRAAGRSARWSALVVAAWLRFLLGHTDDGRPLPLDDPLADRLRAALADGRHTPAGVVDAIFAVREVIPADLAADDEFRAAVTGWLTALERHGVRATLAGAR is encoded by the coding sequence ATGGCGGTGACCGTCGACACCGGCCGGCTCGGCCTGGCCACGCTGCGCCGGCTGCCCGAGGCGAGCCGGCCGCTGGTGCGCCCCGGCACCGTGCCGGCCGGCATCGTGCACCTGGGGCTCGGCGCGTTCCACCGCGCCCACCAGGCCGTACACACCGAGGCGGCGATCGGCGCGGCCGGCGGCGACTGGGGCATCATCGGCGTCGCGCCGCGCAGCACCGACGTGGTGGAGGCGCTCGCCGCCCAGGACGCGCTGTTCAGCGTCACCACGCTCGCCGCCGACGGCGCGTCGACCCGGGTGATCGGCGCGCTGGCCGGGGTACGCCACGCGGCGAGCGACCCGGACGCGGTGGTGCGCCTGCTCGCCGACCCGGCGATCCGGGTGGTCACGCTCACCGTGACGGAGAAGGCATACCAGCTCGACCCGGTGACCGGCGCGCTTGCCGCCGACCCGGAGTTGACCGCCGACCTCACCACCGACCGGCCGCCGCGCACCGTGCCCGGGCTGCTGGTGCGCGGGCTGCTCGCCCGCGCCGCCGCCGACGCCGGGCCGATCGCGCTGGTGAGCTGCGACAACCTGCCCGCCAACGGCCGCCGGCTGCGCTCGCTCGTCGACCAGTGCCTGACCCTGGCCCGGGTGCCCGACGCCACGCTCGACCGGGTGGCCGCGCAGCTCACCTGCCCCGGCACCATGGTCGACCGGATCGTGCCGGCCAGCACCGACGAGACCCGGGACACCGCACGCCTGGCGCTCGGCGTCACCGACCTGGCGGCGGTCGCCGCCGAGCCGTGGTCGCAGTGGGTGATCGAGGACGACTTCCCCGGCGGCCGACCCGCCTGGGAACGGGCCGGCGCGGTCCTCACCGACGACGCCGGCCCGTGGGAACGGCTGAAGCTGCGCGCGCTCAACGGCGTGCACTCGGCCACCGCGTACCTCGGCGCGCTGGCCGGCGCGGAGACGGTGGTCGACGCGCTGGCGCTGCCGCACCTGGACGCGGTGCTGCGCCGGCTGGTCGCCGAGGAGATCGCGCCGAGTTTCACCCCGCCGCCCGGCGTCTCCGTGCCCGACTACGGGGAGCAGGTGCTCGCCCGGTTCGGCAACCCGGCGATCCGCTACCGCACCGCGCAGGTCGCCTCGGACGGTTCGCAGAAGCTGCCGCAGCGGGTGCTGCACACGGCGGCCGACCTACGGGCCGCCGGCCGGTCCGCGCGGTGGAGCGCGCTCGTGGTCGCGGCCTGGCTGCGGTTCCTGCTCGGCCACACCGACGACGGCCGCCCGCTGCCGCTCGACGACCCGCTCGCCGACCGGCTGCGCGCGGCGCTCGCCGACGGCCGACACACCCCGGCCGGTGTGGTGGACGCGATCTTCGCGGTCCGCGAGGTCATCCCCGCCGACCTGGCCGCCGACGACGAATTCCGCGCGGCCGTGACCGGCTGGCTGACCGCGCTGGAACGACACGGCGTCCGCGCCACCCTGGCCGGTGCCCGGTGA
- a CDS encoding ATP-binding protein: MTGGTTGRVLTIDLPADPGLLAPTRERLRGWLHAHGVDEWDVETVLIATGEACANAIEHGYRFAPEGITTVQVELRDDRLEIEVRDQGGWRPTDGGDGSDRGRGRLIMARVMDEATIVGTPDGTCVRLAKRLIGYGGAKDHGVAEGHGVAKGHGVAEGPGVGKSTAASSEDQL, encoded by the coding sequence GTGACGGGTGGGACAACCGGCCGGGTCCTCACCATCGACCTGCCGGCCGACCCCGGCCTGCTGGCGCCCACCCGGGAGCGGCTGCGCGGCTGGCTGCACGCGCACGGCGTCGACGAGTGGGACGTCGAGACCGTGCTCATCGCCACCGGGGAGGCGTGCGCCAACGCCATCGAACACGGCTACCGCTTCGCCCCCGAGGGGATCACCACGGTCCAGGTCGAGCTGCGCGACGACCGGCTGGAGATCGAGGTACGCGACCAGGGTGGCTGGCGGCCGACCGACGGCGGCGACGGCAGCGACCGCGGTCGCGGGCGGCTGATCATGGCCCGGGTGATGGACGAGGCGACAATCGTCGGCACCCCGGACGGCACCTGCGTACGCCTGGCCAAGCGGCTCATCGGTTACGGCGGCGCCAAGGATCACGGCGTCGCCGAGGGTCACGGCGTCGCAAAGGGTCACGGCGTGGCCGAGGGTCCCGGCGTCGGGAAGTCGACGGCGGCCTCCAGCGAAGATCAGCTATAA
- a CDS encoding Gfo/Idh/MocA family oxidoreductase produces MSGSGPPRVALVGVNGHGRWHRRVIAALHAAGRLRLVALVDVRPPEDEPDAPTPPGTRIFTDHLAMLATSRPDAVVVCTPPHTHLPIARDVLAAGADLLLEKPPVLDLAEHRALRAASAAAGRAVQVNFQALGSAALTALTGALTAGRLGPVTGIATVAAWQRPDAYYARSPWAGRRSVDGRPAVDGALANPLAHAVMQCLAVAESVTGAPVRPTRIEVERYRVRPIEVDDTTILRLTPHAGPPVLAALTLAAEEHVAGDVLVTGERGRAVLEYPTDRLRLPGDAHPRTVPGRQGLLANLLDHRATGMPLIAPLARTEPFTAVLDALRDAPEPTLLDGDPVRAVGDGPQRVRVIRGVNAVLRAAAETGVLPSEAGVPWAVRPHDVHLPTT; encoded by the coding sequence GTGAGCGGCAGCGGGCCCCCGCGGGTGGCGCTCGTCGGGGTGAACGGGCACGGCCGCTGGCACCGGCGGGTGATCGCCGCGCTGCACGCCGCCGGCCGGCTGCGCCTGGTCGCCCTCGTCGACGTACGACCGCCGGAGGACGAGCCGGACGCACCGACACCACCCGGGACGCGGATCTTCACCGACCACCTGGCGATGCTCGCCACGTCCCGCCCCGACGCGGTGGTGGTGTGCACGCCGCCGCACACCCACCTGCCGATCGCGCGGGACGTCCTCGCCGCCGGCGCGGATCTGCTGCTGGAGAAACCGCCGGTGCTCGACCTGGCCGAACACCGCGCGTTGCGGGCCGCGTCCGCCGCCGCCGGCCGGGCCGTGCAGGTCAACTTCCAGGCGCTCGGCTCGGCGGCGCTGACCGCGCTCACCGGCGCGCTGACCGCCGGGCGGCTCGGCCCGGTCACCGGCATCGCGACGGTCGCCGCCTGGCAGCGTCCGGACGCCTACTACGCCCGCTCCCCCTGGGCCGGCCGCCGGTCGGTGGACGGCCGGCCGGCGGTCGACGGGGCGCTCGCCAACCCGCTCGCGCACGCCGTCATGCAGTGCCTGGCGGTGGCCGAGTCGGTGACCGGCGCGCCGGTGCGGCCGACCCGGATCGAGGTGGAGCGCTACCGGGTCCGCCCGATCGAGGTGGACGACACCACGATCCTGCGGCTCACCCCGCACGCCGGCCCGCCGGTGCTGGCCGCGTTGACCCTGGCCGCCGAGGAGCACGTCGCCGGCGACGTGCTGGTCACCGGCGAGCGGGGGCGGGCGGTGTTGGAATACCCGACCGACCGGCTGCGCCTGCCCGGCGACGCCCACCCGCGCACCGTGCCCGGCCGGCAGGGACTGCTGGCGAACCTGCTCGACCACCGCGCCACGGGCATGCCGCTGATCGCGCCGCTGGCGCGTACCGAGCCGTTCACCGCGGTGCTCGACGCGCTGCGGGACGCGCCGGAACCGACGCTGCTCGACGGCGACCCGGTGCGCGCCGTCGGCGACGGCCCGCAACGGGTGCGGGTGATCCGGGGCGTCAACGCGGTGCTGCGCGCGGCGGCGGAGACCGGCGTACTGCCGTCCGAGGCCGGGGTGCCCTGGGCGGTCCGACCCCACGACGTGCACCTTCCCACCACCTGA
- a CDS encoding Gfo/Idh/MocA family oxidoreductase, which yields MSSPARRRVRHALVGAGARAEMFVRALALDHADATELVALADVNQTRMDAHNRWLAELGQPPVPTYAAADFTTMLAKERVDVVLVTSVDVTHDEYVVAALRAGCDVITEKPMTVDAPRCRRILDAVAETGRQVTVAFNYRYNPLHEQLRRLLADGAVGEIGSVHFEWLLDVRHGADYFRRWHRDKATSGGLLVHKASHHFDLVNWWLDARPVEVHAAGRLFFYGETGRRHGYARDYDRAHGAPAAADDPFALRLAEHPRLRELYLDAEAEDGYHRDRNVFAPGVTIEDDLAVLARYSTGATMTYHLTAYAPWEGYRVMVNGSRGRLELEVTESDHVSPGDASALKGAALHGDEAAVERGEARLTLRPFWEPPVQIPVDGWTRGGHGGADTRMTRVLLGGEADPLGRAATAYDGALALLTGLAANRSLETGAPVRVADLLTLP from the coding sequence ATGTCATCACCGGCCCGGAGACGGGTCCGCCACGCCCTGGTCGGCGCCGGAGCGCGCGCCGAGATGTTCGTCCGCGCGCTCGCGCTCGACCACGCCGACGCCACCGAGCTGGTCGCCCTGGCCGACGTCAACCAGACCCGGATGGACGCGCACAACCGCTGGCTCGCCGAACTCGGCCAGCCGCCGGTGCCCACGTACGCCGCCGCCGACTTCACCACCATGCTGGCGAAGGAGCGCGTCGACGTGGTGCTGGTGACGAGCGTCGACGTCACCCACGACGAGTACGTGGTGGCGGCCCTGCGGGCCGGCTGCGACGTCATCACCGAGAAGCCTATGACCGTCGACGCACCCCGCTGCCGGCGCATCCTGGACGCGGTCGCGGAGACCGGCCGGCAGGTCACCGTCGCGTTCAACTACCGCTACAACCCGTTGCACGAACAGCTCCGGCGGCTGCTCGCCGACGGCGCGGTGGGCGAGATCGGGTCGGTGCACTTCGAGTGGCTGCTCGACGTGCGCCACGGCGCCGACTACTTCCGCCGCTGGCACCGGGACAAAGCCACCTCCGGCGGTCTGCTCGTGCACAAGGCCAGCCACCACTTCGACCTGGTCAACTGGTGGCTGGACGCGCGCCCGGTCGAGGTGCACGCGGCCGGGCGGCTGTTCTTCTACGGCGAGACCGGCCGCCGGCACGGCTACGCCCGCGACTACGACCGGGCGCACGGCGCCCCGGCCGCCGCCGACGACCCGTTCGCGCTGCGGCTGGCCGAGCACCCCCGGCTGCGCGAGCTCTACCTCGACGCCGAGGCCGAGGACGGCTACCACCGCGACCGCAACGTCTTCGCCCCCGGCGTGACCATCGAGGACGACCTCGCCGTACTGGCCCGCTACTCCACCGGCGCCACCATGACCTACCACCTCACCGCGTACGCCCCCTGGGAGGGCTACCGGGTGATGGTCAACGGCAGCCGGGGCCGCCTCGAACTGGAGGTGACCGAGAGTGACCACGTCAGCCCCGGCGACGCGTCCGCGCTCAAGGGCGCGGCGCTGCACGGCGACGAGGCCGCCGTGGAGCGCGGTGAGGCCCGGCTCACCCTGCGACCGTTCTGGGAGCCGCCGGTCCAGATCCCGGTGGACGGCTGGACCCGGGGCGGGCACGGCGGCGCGGACACCCGGATGACCCGGGTGCTGCTCGGCGGCGAGGCCGACCCGCTCGGCCGGGCCGCCACCGCGTACGACGGCGCGCTCGCCCTGCTCACCGGCCTGGCCGCCAACCGCTCGCTGGAGACCGGCGCGCCCGTCCGGGTCGCCGACCTGCTCACCCTGCCCTGA
- a CDS encoding HD domain-containing protein — MDFPAYLATMPMHAITEIHGEPGLLARFRLEIAAFDDAARARLTEALDLAADLHRDDRRVREPYLNHLLRVAIRMMHHYQVRDVDVIVAGLLHDAVEDHPAELAGVPASAADAGDDVTGAALATLADRFGPRVARLVAAVTNPAYDPGRDRHTQYREHVAASLDREPWARVIKVSDFTDNGVGVIHTVGPKVARLAAKYRPLVPVFRELVARPDTPLSAPVKQHIFAQLDLAEERFSAILDPPT; from the coding sequence ATGGACTTCCCCGCGTACCTCGCCACCATGCCGATGCACGCGATCACCGAGATCCACGGCGAGCCCGGCCTGCTGGCCCGCTTCCGGCTGGAGATCGCCGCGTTCGACGACGCCGCGCGTGCCCGGCTGACCGAGGCGCTGGACCTCGCCGCCGACCTGCACCGCGACGACCGGCGGGTCCGCGAGCCGTACCTGAACCACCTGCTCCGGGTGGCGATCCGGATGATGCACCACTACCAGGTCCGGGACGTCGACGTGATCGTCGCGGGGCTGCTGCACGACGCGGTGGAGGACCACCCCGCCGAGCTGGCCGGCGTGCCGGCGTCCGCGGCGGACGCCGGCGACGACGTGACCGGGGCGGCGCTGGCCACGCTCGCCGACCGCTTCGGCCCGCGGGTGGCCCGGCTCGTCGCGGCGGTCACCAACCCGGCGTACGACCCGGGCCGGGACCGGCACACGCAGTACCGGGAACACGTGGCGGCAAGCCTCGACCGGGAACCCTGGGCCCGGGTGATCAAGGTGTCGGACTTCACCGACAACGGCGTGGGCGTGATCCACACCGTCGGACCGAAGGTAGCCCGGTTGGCCGCCAAGTACCGCCCGCTGGTGCCGGTCTTCCGCGAGCTGGTCGCCCGCCCGGACACCCCCTTGTCGGCGCCGGTCAAGCAGCACATCTTCGCCCAGCTGGACCTGGCCGAGGAGCGCTTCAGCGCCATCCTCGACCCCCCAACCTGA
- a CDS encoding enolase C-terminal domain-like protein, giving the protein MTRIVDVTVHDVRFPTAASGDGSDAINRGDYSATYVELTTDGGPTGAGFTFTNGRGNEITCAAVRALAHHVRGRTVAEIAAEPVAFWRSLSADVQLRWLGPEKGVIHMATGALVNAVWDLRAKLAGKPMWRYLAEMPTDELVATVDFHHITDALTPDEAAALLDKGRDGLTDRSAALERDGFPSYTTSVGWLGYPDEQVRALTRDAYAQGWRAMKMKVGGRLDDDLRRARIIRAEIGPDALLMMDANQVWDVDEAIAAMAVLVEVDPYWIEEPTHADDVLGHARIARAVTELSGGRCRVATGEVAANRVIFKQLLQAEAIGVMQVDACRVGGVDEVLAELLLAAKFGVPVCPHAGGVGLCEYVQHLAVFDHLRVSTGLDGRMVEYVDHLHEHFVDPVRTRGGRYLLPTAPGYSATMRPESIAEFRFPEGPAWR; this is encoded by the coding sequence GTGACCAGGATCGTCGACGTCACGGTGCACGACGTGCGCTTCCCGACCGCCGCCAGCGGCGACGGGTCGGACGCCATCAACCGGGGCGACTACTCCGCCACGTACGTGGAGCTGACCACGGATGGCGGGCCGACCGGCGCCGGGTTCACCTTCACCAACGGCCGGGGCAACGAGATCACCTGCGCCGCGGTGCGGGCCCTCGCCCACCACGTGCGCGGGCGCACCGTCGCCGAGATCGCCGCCGAGCCGGTGGCGTTCTGGCGCTCGCTCAGCGCCGACGTGCAGCTGCGCTGGCTCGGCCCGGAGAAGGGCGTCATCCACATGGCCACCGGCGCGCTTGTCAACGCGGTCTGGGACCTGCGCGCCAAGCTCGCCGGCAAGCCGATGTGGCGGTACCTCGCCGAGATGCCCACCGACGAGCTGGTGGCCACCGTCGACTTCCACCACATCACCGACGCGCTCACCCCGGACGAGGCAGCCGCCCTCCTCGACAAGGGACGCGACGGCCTCACCGACCGGTCGGCCGCGCTCGAACGCGACGGCTTCCCCTCGTACACCACGTCGGTGGGCTGGCTCGGCTACCCGGACGAGCAGGTGCGGGCGCTGACCCGCGACGCGTACGCCCAGGGGTGGCGCGCGATGAAGATGAAGGTCGGCGGACGGCTCGACGACGACCTGCGACGGGCCCGGATCATCCGGGCCGAGATCGGCCCGGACGCGCTGCTGATGATGGACGCCAACCAGGTCTGGGACGTCGACGAGGCGATCGCCGCGATGGCGGTGCTGGTCGAGGTCGACCCGTACTGGATCGAGGAGCCCACGCACGCCGACGATGTGCTCGGCCACGCCCGGATCGCCCGCGCGGTGACCGAGCTGTCCGGCGGCCGGTGCCGGGTCGCCACCGGCGAGGTCGCCGCCAACCGGGTCATCTTCAAACAGTTGCTCCAGGCCGAGGCGATCGGCGTGATGCAGGTCGACGCGTGCCGGGTCGGCGGCGTCGACGAGGTGCTCGCCGAGCTGCTGCTGGCGGCGAAGTTCGGGGTGCCGGTCTGCCCGCACGCCGGCGGCGTCGGGCTCTGTGAATACGTGCAGCACCTCGCCGTCTTCGACCACCTGCGGGTGAGCACCGGCCTGGACGGCCGGATGGTCGAGTACGTGGACCACCTGCACGAGCACTTCGTCGACCCGGTCCGCACCCGGGGCGGGCGCTACCTGCTGCCCACCGCGCCGGGCTACAGCGCCACCATGCGGCCGGAGTCGATCGCGGAGTTCCGCTTCCCCGAGGGGCCGGCATGGCGGTGA
- a CDS encoding polysaccharide lyase family 1 protein: MRTRTVGVAALAATLTLTVAAPAPAAPAKPSRAAELIGRQALPANDGWAAEGAGTTGGGAATADRTRVVRTRAELVAALGGDNATNATDATPKIVYVAGTIDGFEGADDTPLDCADLADPEYTLPAYLAAYDPAVWGRVDPSGPLEAARVRSVANQTRQTQINVGSNTTIVGLRGARLTGLTLMIDRVANVIVRNLTFDDARDCFPAWSPDDGDTGNWNSQYDQISVRRSEHVWVDHNTFTDGDNPDSAQPIYFGRPWQVHDGSLDVTHTASLVTASWNRFTGRDKLMLIGSSNTVGPDVGRLKVSVHHNLFDGDLQRLPRVRFGQVDVHENHYRLGGAGFEYALGVGVQSAIYAQNNFFTLTDDVDPADLIHDWGGTALTERGSWVKQGRHLPRPVDLRAAYNAAHDPDLGGDAGWTPTLRATPPLPTPLVPPVVDAWAGAGRLPL; the protein is encoded by the coding sequence ATGCGTACCCGAACAGTCGGCGTCGCGGCCCTCGCCGCCACGCTCACCCTCACCGTCGCCGCGCCCGCGCCGGCCGCACCCGCCAAGCCGTCCCGGGCGGCCGAGCTGATCGGCCGCCAGGCCCTACCCGCAAACGATGGCTGGGCCGCCGAGGGCGCCGGCACCACCGGCGGCGGCGCGGCCACCGCCGACCGGACCCGCGTCGTGCGTACCCGGGCCGAGCTGGTCGCCGCGCTCGGCGGCGACAACGCCACGAACGCCACCGACGCCACCCCGAAGATCGTGTACGTCGCCGGCACGATCGACGGCTTCGAAGGCGCCGACGACACGCCGCTCGACTGCGCCGACCTGGCCGACCCGGAGTACACGCTGCCGGCCTACCTGGCCGCGTACGACCCGGCGGTCTGGGGGCGGGTGGACCCGAGCGGCCCGTTGGAGGCGGCCCGGGTCCGGTCCGTGGCCAACCAGACCCGGCAGACGCAGATCAACGTCGGGTCCAACACCACGATCGTCGGGCTGCGCGGCGCCCGGCTCACCGGCCTCACCCTGATGATCGACCGGGTGGCCAACGTGATCGTGCGCAACCTGACGTTCGACGACGCCCGGGACTGCTTCCCGGCCTGGTCCCCCGACGACGGCGACACCGGCAACTGGAACTCCCAGTACGACCAGATCTCGGTACGCCGCAGCGAGCACGTGTGGGTCGACCACAACACGTTCACCGACGGCGACAACCCGGACAGCGCCCAGCCGATCTACTTCGGCCGGCCCTGGCAGGTGCACGACGGCTCCCTCGACGTCACGCACACCGCCAGCCTGGTCACCGCCTCCTGGAACCGGTTCACCGGCCGGGACAAGCTGATGCTGATCGGCTCCTCCAACACGGTCGGCCCGGACGTCGGCCGGCTCAAGGTCAGCGTGCACCACAACCTCTTCGACGGCGACCTCCAACGGCTGCCCCGGGTGCGGTTCGGCCAGGTGGACGTGCACGAGAACCACTACCGGCTCGGCGGCGCCGGCTTCGAGTACGCCCTCGGCGTCGGCGTGCAGTCCGCCATCTACGCGCAGAACAACTTCTTCACCCTCACCGACGACGTCGACCCGGCGGACCTCATCCACGACTGGGGCGGCACCGCGCTGACCGAGCGCGGAAGCTGGGTGAAGCAGGGCCGCCACCTCCCCCGGCCGGTGGACCTGCGGGCCGCGTACAACGCCGCGCACGACCCGGACCTCGGCGGCGACGCCGGCTGGACGCCCACCCTGCGGGCCACCCCGCCGCTGCCGACGCCGCTGGTCCCGCCGGTCGTCGACGCCTGGGCCGGGGCGGGCCGGCTGCCGCTCTGA
- a CDS encoding barstar family protein, whose amino-acid sequence MGAASPQPPAWLTLDPDSAPEPAGVPVPGAATRTRAALHDTLAVAMSLPDWYGRNWDALADALADVLTDRIGPDPLTLVVRDAANLLADEPPAQLGTFLDVLGAAAAGGHASLRLVLRDTPERLSALRDRIAAALGGHVGAPEAT is encoded by the coding sequence ATGGGCGCAGCGTCCCCGCAGCCGCCGGCCTGGCTCACGCTCGACCCCGACTCCGCGCCCGAGCCGGCAGGCGTGCCGGTCCCCGGTGCGGCCACCCGCACCCGGGCGGCCCTGCACGACACGCTCGCCGTGGCGATGTCCCTGCCCGACTGGTACGGCCGCAACTGGGACGCCCTCGCCGACGCCCTGGCCGACGTCCTCACCGACCGGATCGGGCCGGACCCGTTGACCCTCGTCGTGCGGGACGCGGCGAACCTGCTCGCCGACGAGCCGCCCGCCCAGCTCGGCACGTTCCTCGACGTGCTCGGCGCGGCAGCCGCCGGTGGTCATGCCAGCCTGCGGCTGGTGCTGCGCGACACCCCCGAGCGGCTGTCCGCCCTGCGCGACCGCATCGCCGCAGCCCTGGGCGGTCACGTCGGCGCCCCCGAAGCCACCTGA
- the uxaC gene encoding glucuronate isomerase, protein MPIISPSDLLLPAEPGQRALARELYALAAEQPIISPHGHVDPALLAEDRPFPDPARLLIVPDHYLTRMLLSQGVPPADLGVPSVDGSPVETDGRTIWRRFAAHWHLFRGTPSRLWLEQTFRNVFGVDTPLGPATADAVYDALAARLAEPAFRPRELFTRFGIEVLATTESPLDDLGRHAKLAADGWGGPGGRVVTTFRPDDVVDMEFDGWAANVDRLADVSGEDTGTYAGYLAALRQRRAAFAAAGATSSDHGHPTARTLDLDPAEAAALYDKGRRGLADPGDAEAFRAHMLLEFARMSLDDGLVMQLHPGAVRNHNRWLYARHGRDVGGDVPQATDYVHGLAPLLDAHGNDPRLTVVLYTLDEDTFTRELAPLAGGYAALRLGAPWWFLDSPEVLRRFREAVTESAGFYNTAGFVDDTRAFCSIPVRHDVARRVDAGFLARLVAEHRLGADEAAETIVDLAYRLPKQVFKFGGDRA, encoded by the coding sequence GTGCCGATCATCTCCCCCAGCGATCTGCTGCTGCCCGCCGAGCCCGGCCAGCGCGCCCTGGCGCGCGAGCTGTACGCCCTGGCCGCCGAGCAGCCGATCATCTCCCCGCACGGGCACGTCGACCCGGCGCTGCTGGCCGAGGACCGCCCGTTCCCCGACCCGGCCCGGTTGCTGATCGTGCCCGACCACTACCTGACCCGGATGCTGCTCAGCCAGGGCGTGCCGCCGGCCGACCTGGGCGTGCCGAGCGTCGACGGCAGCCCGGTCGAGACCGACGGGCGCACCATCTGGCGGCGGTTCGCCGCGCACTGGCACCTGTTCCGGGGCACCCCGTCGCGGCTGTGGCTGGAACAGACGTTCCGCAACGTGTTCGGCGTGGACACCCCGCTGGGCCCGGCCACCGCCGACGCCGTCTACGACGCGCTCGCCGCCCGCCTCGCCGAGCCGGCGTTCCGGCCCCGGGAGCTGTTCACCCGCTTCGGCATCGAGGTGCTCGCCACCACCGAGTCGCCCCTGGACGACCTGGGCCGGCACGCCAAGCTCGCCGCCGACGGCTGGGGTGGGCCGGGTGGCCGGGTGGTCACCACGTTCCGCCCGGACGACGTGGTGGACATGGAGTTCGACGGCTGGGCGGCGAACGTGGACCGGCTCGCCGACGTCTCCGGCGAGGACACCGGCACGTACGCCGGCTACCTGGCCGCGCTGCGGCAGCGCCGGGCCGCGTTCGCCGCCGCCGGGGCCACCTCCTCCGACCACGGGCACCCCACCGCCCGTACCCTCGATCTCGACCCGGCGGAGGCCGCGGCGCTCTACGACAAGGGCCGGCGCGGCCTGGCCGACCCGGGCGACGCGGAGGCGTTCCGGGCGCACATGCTGCTGGAGTTCGCCCGGATGTCGCTCGACGACGGCCTGGTGATGCAGCTGCACCCCGGCGCGGTGCGCAACCACAACCGCTGGCTGTACGCCCGGCACGGCCGCGACGTCGGCGGCGACGTGCCGCAGGCCACCGACTACGTGCACGGCCTGGCGCCGCTGCTGGACGCGCACGGCAACGACCCGCGGCTGACCGTGGTGCTCTACACGCTCGACGAGGACACCTTCACCCGGGAGCTGGCGCCCCTGGCCGGCGGCTACGCCGCGCTGCGCCTCGGCGCGCCCTGGTGGTTCCTCGACTCGCCGGAGGTGCTGCGCCGGTTCCGGGAGGCGGTCACCGAGAGCGCCGGTTTCTACAACACGGCCGGGTTCGTCGACGACACCCGCGCGTTCTGCTCCATCCCGGTACGCCACGACGTGGCCCGCCGGGTCGACGCCGGTTTCCTGGCCCGCCTGGTCGCCGAGCACCGCCTCGGCGCGGACGAGGCCGCCGAGACGATCGTCGACCTGGCCTACCGGCTGCCCAAGCAGGTCTTCAAGTTCGGAGGTGACCGCGCGTGA